DNA from Scheffersomyces stipitis CBS 6054 chromosome 1, whole genome shotgun sequence:
tcttcttttttttttcatctAGTAGGTCACTCTAAGATGTGTTGGTGTAGATAATGGTAGCAGCCCACAAGAGCAAGCCAGTGACAGAAGGCTGCAATGACCACCATGATATGGAATATCTGATGGGAATGGCCAATGAGATCGAATCTTCCTGGGAGTGGTTCACCCAGCACAAGGTGAAAAGTTTCGTGTTCCTCGGTATGTGTGAATCGCTCAGGCACTCTAAGTGCATATAGAACGGCACCACCTATGTAGAACAATCCTTCGAGTACTAGCCAGAGAACGTTGACTCTTTCAGTGGTGGCTTTCCAGCCGAACGTATACCcagcaagaagaacaggagTAACCCCCGATAAACCGAAAAGGATGAACATAGTTGAACGTAAGGGACGATACTCGGAGGTTGAGAATTTGGGATGAAGAGTCATGATGGTACAGATCGTTCCCAACAATACAAACATCGCCACAAGTGCATCACGGTAGTATGGATGGTCGTAGAAAGCAAACATCACGATCGAGTTCAACGAACAGGTGATGAGAATTACAATGCCGAAGTAGTCAAGCTGGTTACCAAACCGACTAATCTTATGGGAATGTGACTTGATACAATGAAAAGTGGACGACATAAACAAACAGAACCAGCAGGCACCGGCAAACTGAAGGAAGTTTGCCTTCTCCCATACCCCAAGGTAGTTGTCATAGATTTTTAGGTAAAAGTTTACATATATAAGAACCCCCCAGAACACTAGCGAAGAAGGAATAAGATGCGAGTAGATATTGACAGTTTCGTTGTGAAAATACGTGAGTGACTGAACACACTCGCGGTATGATGATGTTTCCTTGACGTAACCTGAGCGAATGAAGTGGTTATCTTGTTGCCATTCATCGAGCTCATGGTAGAAGTAAAGACGCCtatttgaagttgggtGCAACTTAACTGGGGCATTGCGaaattctgtttctacCACATTTTCACCCTGACTTCCAAACTCGTTCATTTTTCTCTGTCTGACTGAACTAGACGACGATACGGACTGACTGGTCATAATTTTGTCGGATACGTATTTTTCTaagtggaagaaaagagcaAAGTGCTTCTCCATAAGCCCATCCTCGGAACCATAAAGGACTCCAGATTTTGCTACTGAAAATGCGACTGTACCCGAATCAGGAAATTGTTGGTCTTCAAAGTGTTGAGCTTTTATAGCCTGAGCaacaatgaagaaaagcCGAACATGAAGTAGATTATTTGAACTAGACTAAGAAGGTATTtagaagaatagaagaGCAACTGTAATTGATAATGGTAGATTACCAGTAGTATAAATAGAGTCTATTATTGTAGTATATAAACGATAACTAGATAGAACTAGCTTCACACTAGCTTTACACTAACTTTGTATTCTTCCTGGTAATTTGTTTCATTCCTTAgacgaaaagaaagaaggagGAATGCCTTCACAAATTTCACTGTATTGCACCAATTTGTCTGAAATGTTTACAGCTTCACTCCCAActattctctttcttctcttgtcGATTCTGCGGTTGAAAATATCACCCGTGTAAAAGATTCTCCATTGGGACTCAGGTGAACTCATGGAGCCTACACATCTCTCAAAGTACCACTTATTGACAGGGTTTACTTTCCGAGATCTCCATATCAACTCATGGGGATGCGACAGGAGAattatcttgaagatcacATCTGCCAATCCAGGTAATCcttggttcttctttgctatGGCgaacttgtccaagtaCGCGATCTTGTTGGTACCACTATACTCCCAAGTGATGATAGCAGCACCGTCGTAATCCCCTACAATGACAAGGGTAGCTAGCGAATTATTGATTCTATCAAAATAAGAATCTGTGTCCAAGTTCTTGCCGAACGAATCATCTAGAAGAGCTACCAACCTATTTTTGTCTACgagttcatcttctattAAATTATGCAAAGTGAACTTTCTCGCATAGTTGTCGGCATCGTACGATCGCACATCCACTCctttcttcaaaatagAAGTTGAAAGCTGTGGTGTCCTGTTGTTGGAGCTAGGTAGAGATGAAGAGATGATGGGCCTATCCGTCAAAACATTATAAATAATCGGATTGATGAGATCATCATTGACAGACATGATGAATGGAGTGGTGATGATCCCCGTCGTGTCATCATTGCCCGATTTGGAGGAAGCTAGTGTCAAGATTTCATGCATGGTATTCAAGTTGGCAAGATGCAAATCACGTTGATCAGGCTCAATATGTCCAATATACAATTCGGAAACTATATCCGAGTATTCTTGAGACAAGTTGATAAATACGTGGCTCGTCTGGTTTCTTTCAACCGAGGGAATTCCTCCAATAGGATCAATCATGACTATTTTCTCCACTGAGAGAAGATCcttcttgtccaacaacGATTCACACAAGCTGTACAAAAGCTGATTCGAGTTGATAAACTGCTGAAATGTACTCTCAGCATTGTAAATGATGGGCTGGATAAAAGGAATAATTCCCTGATACAAGGGAATCAATATAGATTCCAAACTATTAATTACTGGACCCCTTTCTTTGTTCTCGACAGTGAATAATGACCGCAAAACCGTCGTTTTTAggtttccttcttcttcgggTTTTCCAAGGTAGTTCATGACCTTATTGACCTGATTAATCATATACAATTCGTTATACTTGAACGAGTCTGTGGGAAGATGGTCATAATCTAGAAACACTATGGGCGAAATTCCCAAATTTACCAATCGCTTGAAAGTCTCGGCAATGCCACGCCATTCTTTGGGATCGATGTTGagaaatttcaacttgaacaatgcTACTCTCAAAGGGATTTTTTTGAGTTTGGTCTCATCATCGTAGATATTGATGAATGGATTCTGTTTGTTCAAGTACCTGTTGACAAACAACTCACGCTGGGAGTCTCTTtttgtcaatttggaaaCATCCTGCTCGTATTTTGCTGATGACGAGATCTTCAAATCGCCAAAATCAAACTGGTTCTGGTACTTATTGAGGTAATTCCGGGCTTCCCTCTTGGTAGTAGTAGATTTGAGGATGGAGAGTATTAAGTTCCGTTTAGCATCGGTTATGAGCTTGTGacttttcaagttggagatGAATTCTCggttcaaattcttcaatttaCTCATTGGTCGAAACCAGCAACACTTTATTGCAGCTACGGCCAATATTTCTATTAGATCCAATGAAAAATGGTTATTCCCCAGATAATTTTCAATTACTCATTTTTGTCTCCTGCAGACAGCCAGATCAAATCCACAGTATCTACCATACCAACAGAGAACAGAGCATTGGTAGTTGGAAGTTAGGGATATATTAGACGTGAATAGGGCAAATGAGGTGATGATCGAGATGGTGTTGGTATTTTTAAGTCGTTCTAATATAATTGAGAATTTTGTGAAAATGTGTACCTCAAATTTTCACCCTCTAAAATACCGTTAAATAAAATAGTATAGCTAACGGTAAGTTCGAAAATCTAAGAATCTTAAGCTCTCTATGcaacaagagaaaaatctagtcatcttcgtcttctacaTCCATctcttcagcttcagcatTTCTGCCAGACTTGGTATCGTGTAGCTTTCGCAACTTGTTCATCACGGTCAACACAAACGGACGCAATTCGTTGATTTCCATGAGTGACAACCCATTCAACTGGATGTTGGATTCGTTCAACTCTCTTAAACCCTTTCTGGACTTGACTAGTCTGATTTCTCTTAGATCTTGAATTATAGATCTCAATTGATGCGAAGGATCTGACAAATCGTCAGAAGCTTTAGAAAGCAACATCTTTGACACTTCAAGCCAATTCCACGGAAGGTCGCTGAACATGCCAGgctttctgatttcttcctCGTGTTTCTCGGTCAAGTAGGCCAAGCTCATCCATTTAGGAGGTACTATACTACACTTGTTCTGTGACTTGAGAATCACAGCTACCCATAAAGGcactctttctcttctcatgGCACGAAGCGAAGGAACGGTGTACTGATGAAGTTAGTAATGAACAGGATGAACAAAGTAAACATGGCATCAATCGTGAAGCTTGAaattttcatatttcaaagaattgatgAACTGAATAATTTACAGAAGTGATGAGCATACATAATGTGTTGCCACACTTCGTGATTGAAATCTCGTACATACGCCTATTAATTCGATCTTGTTCATTGAGTAACGTGGAAGAATAGTAATTAGTTCGTTTTCGGCTAAACAACTGATTTCGGACGGCATCAAATTGCCTTGTAAGTGTTCTGGTAACACCATTATCTATGATTATTGTATATGTGTATATGTACAGAATGAATAGCTGAAAACGCCGAAATAAAGGAAAAACTGGAAACTGAACAAATCAGAGTCGGAAATGCAAGTTGGAAAGGTTATTAACAAAATCAATTAAGATTTCTAGCTGATATTGAATAGAATTATGATACGGTATTACAAAGCAGTTTATACATattctgaaaattgtagaagCCACTCGAAAAAATATCGACGCGTAGAAATTCTCGCGTTAAAGTTGCGAGGGTTCGGTTTATTTAGCGCCGGAATTGGTTCAAACTATTCGGTAAAATTGAGTAGGGTCGGAATTCATTCACACTGTAATTGATTAGGTGTATTGAAGATCAATAGAATATTGTCTATTTAGGAATATCTACTGTTGAAAGAATCCTTGTCAGATGAGTTACGCAATTGAATGTGTAATATCATTTAGAACGGAATGGCAGTTTGCATTTTAGGACGAAGTTAGTAATCCAGCTGAACGCCCGGaagtcaatttcaagacttCTCAATATTGTGAAATCCTACACTATCTCTCAATGAACTAAAGAGTTAAGTATGAGATTGAACTGCTTCAGATATTATATACCTAAGTACTTGTCTAGTCGCAAAGTCAATTCAAAAACAAACTCACAAATAACCTATGGTTGGCATTGCGGCATTGTTTTATAATTTGATAGCATCCAACTTTCTGAGAGAGGTTCGAGAACCATGCAATTGCATGATAAGTCTGGCTACTACAAGCGTACACTATGTATTGTGTCTTTCAAAGCACTCCTGGGTTGTACTACGAAACCAAGGTagaattggcaatttcCTATGGATCGTTTGAATATGTTTGGGGGTTCAGTAATTTTTACTGAGTTAGAATCAATTCCGGTCTCAAATTTGTAAAATTACTGTAACGCTGAAATACCAGAGTAATGTAGTTTCCACAAATGTAGAAACGtagaaatgtagaaaaagaaCAGAATGAATACAATGAGTGGAAACCTTCATAGACAATAAGTATAGAAGGGTGAAATAGGGAAGTGAAAATGGAACTAATATTTGAAactggctgcgaaaaatgaCTTTGTCATGAAATTTACACAAAATGGTTAAGTAATGAGTTTTTGTCGATTTTTATACAAATTCATAAAAATATAGGAATCAACTGTTACCATCACTTCATCTACTTGTTATTCCTACATTGCCTCTTTTAATCTATCGCTACTATTGTTCTATTATACACTATTCTATCTATCCCCTTCTCGTATTTCTGAAAGTAGACGACTTACCCTCGTTCAACTTTCTCGTCTTTTTGGCTGGCTTAGGACCCTCGCTCTCCTTGGAGTATGGGTCAAATGAAcgtttcttctggttttccttcttcttattaTACCTGTCCTTGCCAGTGTCAAGCATGACTTTATTGGATGTAGCAAAGTCCAATACTGGGCCTTCTAACTGTTTCAATGTAGTTTGaggattcttcttttgttgaacCCCATGCTTCTTCTTACGAATAGTGACAATTTCATTTGGATCGAGtttatcttctttgaaCAGAATAACTGGTTGAATGGGCTGGATTTCTACTGCTGGTTGAGATTCCTCAGctatttcttgttcttcgtctgcttcttcagcaaccTCAGTGGAGACAGTCATAGACTGTGATCTCTCGAGCTCTTGAAGACCATTCCAAACCTCTACAAGTCTTGAATTGTATTCGCTGCCAAAGTCGTGTTTAACGACTACAGACTTCTCTGGATCGATTTCGAGCGTTTGCTGTGCAGAATTATCGTAGATATTAGAGAACAAACGAGTCAGTTTAGAAACTAACGATGTGCTGGTAGAATTGCCTAATAAAACATCCAAGCTTTGACAAAGAAGGTCAAAGCTTTCGCCTGTTTGTTCTgcaacatcttcatcaatattCGAATAGTCTACCTCTGCTACACTCCTTCCATTCTGGGCATCGTTCCATTTGTCTACCAAGTCCCAGTCGTTGTCGGAAGCCAACTTCAATGTGTTTTCAAGCAACTCTGCTACTTCTTTGGCGTTTAATCTCACATGCTCGGACACAAAATGAGAAGCCCCCAATACTTTCGCAACATCCACAGGTTGattcaagttggccaagttgacCAAGAGCTGGTTTGGCATCACGAAACGGACAGATTCGTCTTCGATCTTTGCAATACGGTCTCGCCAATTGTACAAAGCTTCAACTACTGATTTTTTATGAGAAGGCACATTGTATTGCACCATGATAGATGAGAAAGGCTCCCGGGGATTACTGGCCATTACAGGACAGGAAACCCTGCTGTTGATATTATTGGTCAAAGGTCTGAATGGAGTGTATTCGAAACGTCTTTTGGCTACTTGACGCGAATCAAACAATACTCTTTGAAGCTTCTCGTTTCCAGCATCTATAAGtttattcttcaactggtCGAAAATgctcaacaagaaatgaGTATCAGATCTTGCGTA
Protein-coding regions in this window:
- the RRP6 gene encoding exosome component 3'-5' exonuclease translates to MSQPKDIHEAVLPKVMQTVRAASALAAQDVNFYKSVDADLAQKIDTSARGVLDIANKLIRNVGPTEETSSSIRFGIDNISSESDWKPIANVLDSIFENIDSAFDQAIRAKNGRKDDNSNSKNLQYLEDGNDVNSKHSGKRITKPQLSFRVPVDNSESHPFKPKLTCKPNGLKSFEESVELKSPEPNYENSIEIVDPAFYPQPYEYEIDTQPYPASILEKSEPIAPQDWTSTTATWVDTVEELQKMVEELKKSSEIAVDLEHHDYRSYYGIVCLMQISNRDQDWIIDTLALRDDLECLNTVFTNPHIVKVFHGAFMDIIWLQRDLGLYIVSLFDTYHASKSLGFPKFSLAYLLETFAHFKTSKKYQLADWRIRPLSPPMMAYARSDTHFLLSIFDQLKNKLIDAGNEKLQRVLFDSRQVAKRRFEYTPFRPLTNNINSRVSCPVMASNPREPFSSIMVQYNVPSHKKSVVEALYNWRDRIAKIEDESVRFVMPNQLLVNLANLNQPVDVAKVLGASHFVSEHVRLNAKEVAELLENTLKLASDNDWDLVDKWNDAQNGRSVAEVDYSNIDEDVAEQTGESFDLLCQSLDVLLGNSTSTSLVSKSTRLFSNIYDNSAQQTLEIDPEKSVVVKHDFGSEYNSRLVEVWNGLQELERSQSMTVSTEVAEEADEEQEIAEESQPAVEIQPIQPVISFKEDKLDPNEIVTIRKKKHGVQQKKNPQTTLKQLEGPVLDFATSNKVMLDTGKDRYNKKKENQKKRSFDPYSKESEGPKPAKKTRKLNEGKSSTFRNTRRG
- the HTD1 gene encoding hemolysin III domain membrane protein (conserved hypothetical integral membrane protein), yielding NRRLYFYHELDEWQQDNHFIRSGYVKETSSYRECVQSLTYFHNETVNIYSHLIPSSLVFWGVLIYVNFYLKIYDNYLGVWEKANFLQFAGACWFCLFMSSTFHCIKSHSHKISRFGNQLDYFGIVILITCSLNSIVMFAFYDHPYYRDALVAMFVLLGTICTIMTLHPKFSTSEYRPLRSTMFILFGLSGVTPVLLAGYTFGWKATTERVNVLWLVLEGLFYIGGAVLYALRVPERFTHTEEHETFHLVSGEPLPGRFDLIGHSHQIFHIMVVIAAFCHWLALVGCYHYLHQHILE
- the PSF2 gene encoding subunit of GINS complex required for chromosomal DNA replication (replication complex GINS protein PSF2 (Partner of Sld five 2) subunit of GINS complex required for chromosomal DNA replication): MRRERVPLWVAVILKSQNKCSIVPPKWMSLAYLTEKHEEEIRKPGMFSDLPWNWLEVSKMLLSKASDDLSDPSHQLRSIIQDLREIRLVKSRKGLRELNESNIQLNGLSLMEINELRPFVLTVMNKLRKLHDTKSGRNAEAEEMDVEDEDD
- the ARG2 gene encoding acetylglutamate synthase — translated: MSKLKNLNREFISNLKSHKLITDAKRNLILSILKSTTTKREARNYLNKYQNQFDFGDLKISSSAKYEQDVSKLTKRDSQRELFVNRYLNKQNPFINIYDDETKLKKIPLRVALFKLKFLNIDPKEWRGIAETFKRLVNLGISPIVFLDYDHLPTDSFKYNELYMINQVNKVMNYLGKPEEEGNLKTTVLRSLFTVENKERGPVINSLESILIPLYQGIIPFIQPIIYNAESTFQQFINSNQLLYSLCESLLDKKDLLSVEKIVMIDPIGGIPSVERNQTSHVFINLSQEYSDIVSELYIGHIEPDQRDLHLANLNTMHEILTLASSKSGNDDTTGIITTPFIMSVNDDLINPIIYNVLTDRPIISSSLPSSNNRTPQLSTSILKKGVDVRSYDADNYARKFTLHNLIEDELVDKNRLVALLDDSFGKNLDTDSYFDRINNSLATLVIVGDYDGAAIITWEYSGTNKIAYLDKFAIAKKNQGLPGLADVIFKIILSSHPHELIWRSRKVNPVNKWYFERCVGSMSSPESQWRIFYTGDIFNRRIDKRRKRIVGSEAVNISDKLVQYSEICEGIPPSFFSSKE